One Telluria mixta DNA window includes the following coding sequences:
- a CDS encoding sugar kinase, translating to MSVRPDMAGRIVCFGEILLRLAAPPGRMLLQTPALDACTGGAEANVAVSLALLGHRTAMVSVLPDNSLGRAALDSLRAHGVDTAGIRLRPGRMGLYFITPGAVVRPSEIIYDRAGSAYALANPGLYDWPALLDGAGWLHVSGISPAVGDGPAQAVLAAMRTARAGGVRVAFDGNYRSTLWAERGQDGAPLLLEAMRMADVLFAGPRDIALVLDRPELADPAREPEAARVAFAAFPHLDLLAWTRRAQHSVDEHELSAVLHTRAASVTGGSYRLSGIVDRIGTGDAFAAGVLHGLQTGMAPADVAGFALAAAAMKHAISGDFNLARADQIEAARAGVFDVRR from the coding sequence ATGAGCGTCCGTCCCGACATGGCGGGCCGCATCGTGTGCTTCGGCGAGATCCTGCTGCGCCTCGCCGCCCCGCCGGGCCGCATGCTGCTGCAGACGCCGGCGCTGGACGCGTGCACGGGCGGCGCGGAAGCGAACGTCGCAGTATCGCTGGCGCTGCTCGGCCACCGCACTGCCATGGTCAGCGTCCTGCCGGACAATTCCCTGGGCCGCGCGGCACTCGACAGCCTGCGCGCGCACGGCGTCGACACGGCCGGCATCCGCCTGCGCCCCGGCCGCATGGGCCTGTATTTCATCACGCCGGGCGCGGTGGTGCGCCCCTCCGAAATCATCTACGACCGCGCCGGCTCCGCATACGCGCTGGCCAACCCTGGCCTGTACGACTGGCCCGCGCTGCTGGACGGCGCCGGGTGGCTGCACGTGTCGGGCATCTCCCCGGCCGTCGGCGACGGTCCTGCCCAGGCCGTGCTCGCGGCGATGCGGACGGCCCGCGCCGGCGGCGTGCGCGTCGCGTTCGACGGCAATTACCGGTCGACCTTATGGGCCGAGCGCGGCCAGGACGGCGCGCCGCTGCTGCTGGAAGCCATGCGCATGGCGGATGTGCTGTTCGCCGGCCCGCGCGACATCGCCCTCGTCCTGGACCGCCCCGAACTGGCGGATCCGGCGCGCGAACCGGAAGCGGCGCGGGTCGCGTTCGCCGCGTTCCCGCACCTGGACCTGCTGGCCTGGACGCGCCGCGCGCAGCACAGCGTGGACGAACACGAGCTGTCGGCCGTCCTGCACACGCGCGCGGCTTCCGTGACGGGCGGCAGCTACCGGCTGTCCGGCATCGTCGACCGCATCGGGACCGGCGACGCCTTCGCGGCCGGCGTCCTGCATGGCCTGCAGACCGGCATGGCCCCCGCGGACGTGGCCGGATTCGCGCTGGCCGCCGCCGCCATGAAACATGCGATCTCGGGCGACTTCAACCTCGCCCGGGCAGACCAGATCGAGGCCGCACGCGCCGGAGTGTTCGATGTACGGCGTTGA
- the kduD gene encoding 2-dehydro-3-deoxy-D-gluconate 5-dehydrogenase KduD, whose amino-acid sequence MLDLFNLAGRTALVTGANTGLGQGIAIALAAAGADIVVAGRSPAEDTAAQVRALGRRFLDVRADLSSTAPVRDVVDAAVALNGRLDIVVNNAGIIRRADSLDVDEADWDAVIDTNLKSVFFLAQAAARHMAQHGGGKIVNIASLLSFQGGIRVPAYTASKSAVAGLTRALANEWAAQGINVNAIAPGYFDTNNTAALRADPVREPAILARIPAGRWGQPGDLAGAAVFLASRASDYVHGIVLPVDGGWLAR is encoded by the coding sequence ATGCTCGACCTGTTCAACCTCGCCGGCCGCACGGCGCTCGTCACGGGTGCCAACACGGGCCTGGGCCAGGGCATCGCCATCGCGCTGGCCGCAGCCGGCGCCGACATCGTCGTCGCCGGGCGCAGCCCCGCCGAAGACACGGCCGCGCAAGTCCGCGCGCTCGGCCGCCGCTTCCTCGACGTGCGTGCGGACCTGTCGTCCACGGCACCCGTGCGCGACGTCGTCGATGCCGCGGTCGCCCTCAACGGCCGGCTCGACATCGTCGTCAACAATGCCGGCATCATCCGCCGCGCCGACAGTCTCGACGTCGACGAGGCGGACTGGGACGCCGTCATCGACACCAACCTGAAGTCCGTCTTCTTCCTGGCGCAGGCCGCGGCGCGCCATATGGCGCAGCACGGCGGCGGCAAGATCGTCAACATCGCGTCTTTGTTGTCGTTCCAGGGCGGCATCCGCGTGCCGGCCTACACGGCAAGCAAGAGCGCCGTCGCGGGCCTGACGCGGGCCCTGGCCAACGAATGGGCCGCGCAAGGCATCAACGTCAACGCCATCGCACCCGGCTACTTCGACACGAACAATACGGCGGCCCTGCGCGCGGACCCGGTGCGCGAACCGGCCATCCTTGCGCGCATTCCCGCCGGCCGCTGGGGGCAGCCGGGCGACCTGGCCGGCGCCGCCGTGTTCCTGGCCAGCCGCGCCAGCGACTACGTCCACGGCATCGTTCTGCCGGTGGACGGCGGCTGGCTCGCCCGATGA
- a CDS encoding AGE family epimerase/isomerase, which produces MAPDFRSPRFLLDHVAHTMRFYHPRCIDPSGGFYHFFRDDGTVYDRTTRHLVSSTRFVFNYAMAYRRFADPDYLAAVRHGVAFLRDVHRDPGTGGYAWQLAWKDGRKAVLDGDNHCYGLAFVMLAYAHALRAGVSAARGYLAETFDLMETRFWEPEHGLYADQASADWSVLDTYRGQNANMHSCEAMLAAYEATGEVRYLHRAETLARNITLRQAALAGSFVWEHYRTDWSVDWDYNRDDRTNIFRPWGYQPGHLTEWAKLLLLLERHRAHLAGDADWLAPRAVQLFDAALLRAWDAEHGGICYGYAPDGSICDGDKYFWVQAESFAAAALLAVRTGNPAYWDWYDRIWTYSWAHFVDHDHGAWYRILGQDNRKLTDEKSPAGKTDYHTMGACYDVLHALEGA; this is translated from the coding sequence ATGGCACCCGACTTCCGTTCTCCCCGCTTCCTGCTCGACCACGTGGCCCATACGATGCGGTTTTATCACCCGCGCTGCATCGACCCGAGCGGCGGTTTTTATCACTTCTTCCGCGACGACGGCACGGTGTACGACCGCACGACGCGCCACCTCGTCAGCAGCACGCGCTTCGTCTTCAATTACGCGATGGCGTACCGGCGCTTCGCCGACCCTGACTACCTCGCGGCCGTGCGCCACGGCGTCGCCTTCCTGCGCGACGTCCACCGCGATCCGGGCACGGGCGGCTACGCCTGGCAGCTCGCGTGGAAGGACGGCCGCAAGGCGGTCCTCGACGGCGACAACCACTGCTACGGCCTCGCGTTCGTCATGCTGGCCTATGCGCATGCGCTGCGCGCCGGCGTGTCCGCGGCGCGCGGCTATCTCGCCGAGACCTTCGACCTGATGGAGACGCGCTTCTGGGAACCGGAGCACGGCCTGTACGCCGACCAGGCCAGCGCCGACTGGTCCGTGCTGGACACCTACCGTGGCCAGAACGCCAACATGCATTCGTGCGAAGCAATGCTCGCAGCGTACGAGGCGACGGGCGAGGTCCGCTACCTGCACCGCGCCGAGACGCTGGCCCGCAACATCACGCTGCGCCAGGCGGCGCTGGCCGGCAGCTTCGTGTGGGAACACTACCGCACGGACTGGTCGGTGGACTGGGACTACAACCGCGACGACAGGACGAACATCTTCCGTCCGTGGGGCTACCAGCCGGGCCACCTGACGGAATGGGCCAAGCTCCTGCTGCTGCTCGAGCGCCACCGCGCCCACCTGGCGGGCGACGCCGACTGGCTCGCGCCGCGCGCCGTCCAGCTGTTCGACGCCGCGCTGCTGCGTGCGTGGGATGCGGAGCACGGCGGCATCTGCTACGGCTACGCCCCGGACGGCAGCATCTGCGACGGCGACAAGTATTTCTGGGTGCAGGCCGAAAGCTTCGCGGCCGCCGCCCTGCTGGCCGTGCGCACCGGGAACCCGGCGTACTGGGACTGGTACGACCGCATCTGGACGTACAGCTGGGCGCACTTCGTCGACCATGACCATGGCGCCTGGTACCGCATCCTCGGCCAGGACAACCGCAAGCTGACCGATGAAAAGAGCCCGGCCGGCAAGACGGATTACCACACGATGGGCGCGTGCTACGACGTGCTGCATGCGCTGGAGGGGGCATGA
- a CDS encoding LacI family DNA-binding transcriptional regulator: MGSETKQGDRPTGGATVWDVAQKAGVSAMTVSRVINGNASVSDKTREKVNKAIQELNYQVNVAARAARIGTLRVGLLYSNPSAAFLSAFLVGALGECSQTGAHLILENCDNLRSQRKAIDRLIADGADGILVPPPLCDSKAALKQLAEMGIPSVAVATAKPSQQMSAVRIDDYEGALTMTKHLLALGHTDIGFIKGDPEHTPAQLRYQAFIDAMREAGHHVPAERVAQGMFTYRSGLLAARELLAQPTRPTAIFASNDDMAAAVIAVAHGLHMQVPDDIAVCGFDDTPVATTVWPELTTIHQPITEMARSAVALLVEHIRARRAGQSYMPQHRLMPFTLVERESTEAHE, encoded by the coding sequence ATGGGTAGTGAAACCAAGCAGGGCGACCGCCCGACCGGCGGTGCGACCGTCTGGGACGTGGCACAGAAGGCCGGCGTCTCCGCGATGACCGTGTCGCGCGTCATCAACGGTAATGCGAGCGTCAGCGACAAGACGCGCGAGAAGGTCAACAAGGCCATCCAGGAACTCAATTACCAGGTCAATGTGGCGGCGCGCGCCGCGCGCATCGGTACGCTGCGCGTGGGCCTGTTGTACAGCAACCCCAGCGCCGCGTTCCTCAGCGCCTTCCTCGTCGGCGCCCTCGGCGAGTGCAGCCAGACTGGCGCCCACCTGATCCTCGAAAACTGCGACAACCTGCGCAGCCAGCGCAAGGCGATCGACCGCCTGATCGCGGACGGCGCCGACGGCATCCTCGTGCCGCCGCCGCTGTGCGACTCCAAGGCCGCGCTCAAGCAGCTGGCCGAAATGGGCATTCCGTCCGTCGCGGTCGCGACCGCAAAGCCGTCGCAGCAGATGTCGGCCGTGCGCATCGACGACTACGAGGGCGCGCTCACGATGACCAAGCACCTGCTGGCCCTTGGCCACACGGACATCGGCTTCATCAAGGGCGACCCGGAACACACGCCGGCCCAGTTGCGCTACCAGGCGTTCATCGACGCCATGCGCGAGGCCGGCCACCACGTCCCCGCCGAGCGGGTGGCGCAGGGCATGTTCACGTACCGTTCCGGCCTGCTGGCGGCGCGCGAACTGCTGGCCCAGCCGACGCGGCCCACGGCGATCTTCGCGAGCAACGACGACATGGCGGCCGCCGTCATCGCCGTCGCGCACGGACTGCACATGCAGGTGCCGGACGACATCGCCGTCTGCGGCTTCGACGACACGCCCGTCGCGACGACCGTCTGGCCGGAACTCACCACGATCCACCAGCCGATCACGGAGATGGCGCGCAGCGCCGTCGCCCTGCTGGTGGAACACATCCGCGCGCGCCGCGCCGGCCAGTCGTACATGCCGCAGCACCGGCTGATGCCGTTCACGCTGGTCGAACGCGAATCGACGGAAGCGCACGAGTAA
- a CDS encoding glycoside hydrolase family 43 protein has translation MPVSRLSAILVAAAAIAGCRTVAAPAQPPAAAGPAAAPWIADLGDGRYRNPILHADYSDPDVIRVGNKFYMTASSFNNAPGLPLLESPDLVNWTLVGHALPRLEPANVFDRPQYGKGVWAPTLRWHDGRFWIFYPDPDYGVYVTTAEHFAGPWTPPRLLLAGRGIIDPAPLWDDDGKAYLLHAWAKSRAGINNVLTLRRMDPQATRLLDDAGKVIIDGGRYPGYHTVEGPKLYKANGYYYVFAPAGGVEMGWQAVFRSRSIDGPYEARRVMDQGDTPVNGPHQGAWVDAPDGKDWFVHFQDKGAYGRVVHLQPMRWQDGWPVIGAPGRTPGVGEPVNTYAKPVQGFGPAAPATNDGFDGPALGPQWQWGANPASGWYSLTDNPGHLRLATQVVPEAESFVRAAGAILTQKVPASRFVAETRVRLAGAVDGDRAGLIINAMQYAWIGLRRNGGKTELVHTVCGPFGPRCREESTVVLPDAPDEVVLRMSMYETAFVGMSYSLDGRDFKPAGAPFPVTRGTWVGAQVGLFSVGARARAQPSFLEADYFNVTAPGVGPY, from the coding sequence GTGCCTGTTTCACGCCTTAGCGCCATCCTCGTCGCCGCGGCGGCCATCGCGGGTTGCCGCACCGTGGCTGCGCCTGCCCAGCCGCCGGCGGCTGCGGGCCCCGCGGCCGCGCCCTGGATCGCCGACCTCGGCGACGGCCGCTACCGTAACCCGATCCTGCACGCGGATTATTCCGATCCGGACGTGATCCGCGTCGGCAACAAGTTCTACATGACGGCGTCCAGCTTCAACAACGCACCCGGACTGCCGCTGCTGGAGTCGCCCGACCTGGTGAACTGGACGCTCGTCGGCCACGCCCTGCCCCGGCTGGAACCGGCCAACGTGTTCGACCGCCCGCAATACGGCAAGGGCGTGTGGGCGCCGACCTTGCGCTGGCACGACGGCCGCTTCTGGATCTTCTATCCCGACCCGGACTACGGCGTGTACGTCACGACGGCCGAGCATTTCGCCGGTCCGTGGACGCCGCCGCGGCTGCTGCTCGCCGGGCGCGGCATCATCGACCCGGCGCCCCTGTGGGACGACGACGGCAAGGCGTACCTGCTTCACGCGTGGGCGAAGAGCCGCGCCGGCATCAACAACGTGTTGACCTTGCGCCGGATGGACCCGCAGGCCACGCGCCTGCTGGACGACGCCGGCAAGGTCATCATCGACGGCGGCCGCTACCCCGGCTATCACACGGTCGAAGGGCCGAAGCTGTACAAGGCGAACGGTTATTACTACGTGTTCGCGCCGGCCGGCGGCGTGGAGATGGGTTGGCAGGCCGTGTTCCGTTCGCGTTCGATCGACGGGCCGTACGAAGCGCGCCGCGTGATGGACCAGGGCGACACGCCCGTCAACGGCCCGCACCAGGGCGCGTGGGTGGATGCTCCGGACGGCAAGGACTGGTTCGTGCACTTCCAGGACAAGGGCGCGTATGGCCGCGTCGTGCACCTGCAGCCGATGCGCTGGCAGGACGGCTGGCCGGTCATCGGCGCCCCCGGCCGCACGCCTGGCGTCGGCGAACCCGTGAACACGTACGCGAAACCGGTGCAGGGCTTCGGCCCGGCCGCGCCGGCGACGAACGATGGCTTCGACGGCCCTGCCCTCGGCCCGCAGTGGCAATGGGGCGCGAATCCGGCGTCCGGCTGGTACTCGCTGACCGACAACCCCGGCCACCTGCGCCTCGCGACGCAGGTCGTGCCGGAGGCGGAAAGCTTCGTGCGCGCGGCGGGCGCGATCCTGACGCAGAAGGTGCCCGCGTCGCGCTTCGTCGCGGAGACCCGCGTGCGTCTCGCGGGTGCTGTCGACGGCGACCGGGCGGGCCTGATCATCAACGCCATGCAGTACGCCTGGATCGGCCTGCGGCGCAACGGCGGAAAGACGGAACTGGTGCACACCGTGTGCGGCCCGTTCGGACCGCGCTGCCGCGAGGAGTCCACCGTCGTGCTGCCGGACGCGCCGGACGAGGTGGTGCTGCGCATGTCCATGTACGAAACCGCGTTCGTCGGCATGTCGTACAGCCTGGACGGCCGCGATTTCAAGCCGGCAGGGGCGCCGTTCCCCGTCACGCGCGGTACGTGGGTGGGCGCGCAGGTCGGCCTGTTCAGCGTCGGTGCGCGGGCGCGCGCGCAGCCGTCGTTCCTCGAAGCCGACTATTTCAACGTGACGGCGCCGGGCGTCGGGCCGTACTGA
- a CDS encoding glycoside hydrolase family 88 protein — MTSPLNAATLEPLNTGALPAHWNRGVDKAAIDRAIARALDAVDRNLAHFGDAFPMPSSQGGVYQAMDNTEWTNGFWTGMLWLAYELTGTARYRDCALRHVASFHARQRDRINVNHHDLGFLYSLSCVSGYQLTGEPLAAEAALGAARLLLERYLPGAGIIQAWGELSDPAQRGRMIIDCNLNLPLLYWASDHTGDPAFRAAADRHIEAAARHIVRPDGSTFHTFFFDPASGAPLYGKTHQGHADDSCWARGQAWGISGFPLVYRHNGDGRLVDLAKVLANYYLNRLPADGICYWDLVFTSGPEPRDSSGAAIAACGLLELARNLPLADPLRAAYERAAAGTVLTLAADYADASGTPGAGLLKHGVYHKPNGVGVDEACIWGDYFYLEALVRLTRTWRPYW; from the coding sequence ATGACATCACCCCTGAACGCGGCCACGCTCGAGCCGCTGAACACCGGCGCCCTGCCGGCCCACTGGAACCGCGGCGTCGACAAGGCCGCCATCGACCGTGCGATCGCGCGCGCGCTGGACGCCGTCGACCGCAACCTGGCCCACTTCGGCGACGCCTTCCCGATGCCGTCGTCGCAGGGCGGCGTCTACCAGGCGATGGACAACACGGAATGGACGAACGGCTTCTGGACCGGCATGCTGTGGCTCGCGTACGAGCTGACGGGTACCGCGCGCTACCGCGATTGCGCCCTGCGCCACGTGGCCAGCTTCCATGCGCGCCAGCGCGACCGCATCAACGTCAACCACCACGACCTCGGCTTCCTGTACAGCCTCTCGTGCGTGTCGGGTTACCAGTTGACGGGCGAGCCGCTGGCGGCGGAGGCGGCGCTGGGTGCCGCGCGCCTGCTGCTGGAACGCTACCTGCCCGGCGCCGGGATCATCCAGGCGTGGGGCGAATTGTCCGACCCGGCACAGCGCGGCCGCATGATCATCGACTGCAACCTGAACCTGCCGCTGCTGTACTGGGCGAGCGACCATACGGGCGACCCGGCGTTCCGCGCCGCGGCCGACCGCCACATCGAGGCCGCCGCGCGCCACATCGTGCGCCCGGACGGCTCCACGTTCCACACGTTCTTCTTCGACCCGGCCAGCGGCGCGCCGCTGTACGGCAAGACGCACCAGGGTCATGCGGACGATTCGTGCTGGGCGCGGGGGCAGGCCTGGGGCATCTCGGGCTTCCCGCTCGTCTACCGCCACAACGGCGACGGCCGCCTCGTCGACCTGGCAAAAGTGCTGGCGAATTACTACCTGAACCGCCTGCCGGCGGACGGCATCTGCTACTGGGATCTCGTGTTCACGAGCGGACCGGAGCCGCGCGACAGCTCGGGCGCCGCCATCGCCGCGTGCGGCCTGCTGGAACTGGCCCGCAACCTGCCGCTGGCCGACCCGCTGCGCGCCGCCTACGAACGCGCCGCGGCCGGCACGGTGCTCACGCTCGCCGCCGATTACGCCGACGCGAGCGGCACGCCGGGCGCCGGCCTGCTGAAGCACGGCGTGTACCACAAGCCGAACGGCGTCGGCGTGGACGAGGCGTGCATCTGGGGCGATTACTTCTACCTGGAGGCCCTCGTGCGGTTGACCCGCACGTGGCGTCCCTACTGGTAA
- a CDS encoding carbohydrate kinase family protein: MNTPLPRFVAAGEALTDLLTTGRGTWTSQTGGSTWNVARVVARLGIPSAFAGAVSRDVFGLELAAANAAAGLHPGFLQQVDRPPLLAVVHERHPPRYFFIGTDSADLHFAPEHLPAGWQESAAWVHFGGISLAREPLAGTLVALARDLKLRGTKISYDPNFRALMDDRYDDTLRTMVGLADVVKVSDEDLRGLFRHDDTDAAFASLRALNPAATYLFTRGGDGAHLVRPDGVWHAAAPAVDVVDTVGAGDASIGALLYSLMTWPERAGGSHLRVAVAAGTAACRVAGAQPPTLDAVLALALALADAIVVRRDDALDFPAPGQQYFGTLLQR; this comes from the coding sequence ATGAACACCCCACTGCCCCGCTTCGTCGCGGCCGGCGAGGCCCTGACCGACCTGCTCACGACGGGTCGCGGCACGTGGACGAGCCAGACGGGCGGCTCGACGTGGAACGTGGCGCGCGTCGTCGCCCGCCTCGGCATCCCGAGCGCGTTCGCGGGCGCCGTCAGCCGCGACGTGTTCGGGCTCGAACTCGCCGCCGCCAACGCGGCCGCGGGACTCCACCCCGGCTTCCTGCAGCAGGTCGACCGCCCGCCGCTGCTGGCCGTCGTGCACGAACGTCATCCGCCCCGCTACTTCTTCATCGGCACCGACAGCGCCGACTTGCACTTCGCTCCGGAGCACCTGCCGGCCGGCTGGCAGGAGAGCGCCGCGTGGGTCCACTTCGGCGGCATCAGCCTCGCGCGCGAACCGCTCGCGGGCACGCTCGTGGCGCTGGCCCGCGACCTGAAACTGCGCGGCACGAAGATCAGCTACGACCCGAACTTCCGCGCGCTGATGGACGACCGTTATGACGACACGTTGCGCACGATGGTCGGCCTGGCGGACGTCGTCAAGGTGTCGGACGAAGACCTGCGCGGCCTGTTCCGCCACGACGACACCGACGCCGCCTTCGCGTCCCTGCGCGCCTTGAATCCGGCCGCGACCTACCTGTTCACGCGCGGCGGCGACGGCGCGCACCTCGTCCGGCCCGACGGCGTATGGCATGCGGCCGCGCCGGCCGTGGACGTCGTCGACACGGTCGGCGCGGGCGACGCCAGCATCGGCGCCCTGCTCTACAGCCTCATGACGTGGCCGGAGCGCGCGGGCGGCAGCCATCTGCGCGTCGCCGTCGCCGCCGGCACCGCCGCCTGCCGGGTCGCGGGCGCCCAACCGCCGACGCTCGACGCCGTGCTGGCGCTGGCGCTGGCGCTGGCGGACGCCATCGTCGTCCGCCGCGACGACGCCCTTGACTTCCCGGCGCCCGGCCAACAGTATTTCGGCACGCTATTACAACGATAA
- a CDS encoding oligosaccharide MFS transporter, producing the protein MATRTSQFRFLCGFVYIYFFAQAMSISLLAVWLGQTLKLSGTEAGIVFSANAFAAMCSQPIYGFVSDRVGTRRNILWTVAALVALSGLFFPFLYAPLLKANILLGAAVGGLYLGITFNAGSYAIESYVDRIGRRDGFEYSRVRLWGSLGFASAAVFSGRIYNIDPGINFALASLAGGVMLALLAVTRGGPHVAGVPGKEGVRLADAFALLRMPGFWRFMVFVLGVTNLYLVFDQQFPRYFASLFPDPKTGVAMFGYLNSAQIFLEAGGLFVAPLLVRRIGAKNGLLLAGSIMLVRIAGSGLAVGPVSISAMKLLHSVELPILAVSLFRYIARHFDNRLASTVYMVGVSFGHSIGIFALSSLAGIGYDRIGFPATYLTLAGLGLVFLILSAVFLLPTPAETVGEQAAPLAEPAK; encoded by the coding sequence ATGGCAACGCGCACATCGCAATTCCGCTTCCTGTGCGGCTTCGTCTACATCTACTTCTTCGCCCAGGCGATGAGCATTTCGCTGCTCGCCGTCTGGTTGGGGCAGACATTGAAGCTGTCGGGTACCGAGGCGGGCATCGTCTTTTCGGCCAACGCCTTCGCCGCGATGTGTTCGCAACCGATCTACGGCTTCGTGTCGGACCGCGTAGGCACCCGCCGCAACATCCTGTGGACGGTCGCGGCGCTGGTCGCCCTGTCCGGCCTGTTCTTCCCTTTCCTGTATGCGCCGCTGCTGAAGGCGAACATCCTGCTGGGCGCCGCCGTGGGCGGCCTGTATCTCGGGATCACGTTCAATGCGGGCAGCTACGCGATCGAGTCGTACGTCGACCGCATCGGCCGGCGCGACGGCTTCGAATACAGCCGCGTGAGGCTGTGGGGCTCGCTGGGCTTCGCCAGCGCCGCCGTGTTCAGCGGCCGGATCTACAACATCGACCCGGGCATCAATTTCGCGCTCGCGTCGCTGGCGGGCGGCGTCATGCTCGCGCTGCTGGCCGTGACGCGCGGCGGCCCTCATGTCGCCGGCGTGCCCGGCAAGGAAGGCGTCAGGCTCGCCGACGCGTTCGCGCTGCTGCGCATGCCGGGCTTCTGGCGCTTCATGGTGTTCGTGCTGGGCGTGACGAACCTGTACCTCGTGTTCGACCAGCAGTTCCCCCGCTATTTCGCGTCGCTTTTCCCGGACCCGAAGACCGGCGTCGCCATGTTCGGCTACCTGAACTCCGCGCAGATCTTCCTGGAAGCGGGCGGCCTGTTCGTCGCGCCGCTGCTCGTGCGCCGCATCGGCGCCAAGAACGGCCTGCTGCTGGCCGGTTCCATCATGCTCGTGCGGATCGCCGGTTCCGGCCTCGCCGTCGGCCCTGTCTCGATCTCGGCGATGAAGCTGCTGCACTCGGTGGAACTGCCGATCCTCGCCGTCTCGCTGTTCCGCTACATCGCACGCCACTTCGACAACCGCCTGGCGTCGACCGTCTACATGGTCGGCGTGAGCTTCGGCCACTCGATCGGCATCTTCGCGTTGTCGTCGCTGGCCGGCATCGGCTACGACCGGATCGGCTTCCCCGCGACCTATCTGACCCTGGCGGGCCTGGGCCTCGTCTTCCTCATCCTGTCCGCCGTGTTCCTGCTGCCGACGCCCGCCGAAACGGTTGGCGAGCAGGCCGCGCCGCTCGCCGAACCCGCCAAATGA